The genomic segment CAACTTGCCCTCGGTCGTTTTATTCAAATGGAACTAGACGAGTGACATTAGAATAAACAGTTCAGTTCACTTGTGAACTCACTTCGTAACATTCAGGTTTAGCAGGGACacgtggttttatttttttttcccctaatccGCAATCTCAGGTACTGTAACCGAGACTTCGATGATGAAAAGATTCTCATCCAGCATCAGAAGGCCAAACATTTCAAGTGTCACATCTGTCACAAGAAGCTGTACACCGGCCCTGGGCTCGCGATCCACTGCATGCAGGTGAGGAACCAATGATAATGCAAAGGatctcaataataataataataataatgatagtaataattaaaaaaaacatttcagaaactaAAATGATCTTAAAATCCTATGCAGGTACACAAAGAGACCATTGATGGAGTTCCTAATGCAATACCTGGAAGGACAGACATTGAACTGGAAATATATGGCATGGAGGGTATTCCAGAGAAAGACatggaggaaaggaggagagtgCTAGAGCAAAAGAACCAAGGTATTGGCACCAAAATACCTGTTATGTACGGTGTCTTCTCATGGTTTGTTGCGGGGGCTTGACTGTGCTGCGCCCCATTCACAGaaacgcagaagaagaagcagaaccAGGATGATTCTGATGAgtatgatgaggatgacgagcCTGGTCCCTCCTTCCAGCAGACGGCTGCAGGCCAGACCCCAGCAGGCTACATCCCCCCTATCCCCCAGCCTGGCTTGCCTCCGGGCTCAGGTGCCACAGGGATAGCGCCAGGCAGCTACTCAGGTGGAAAACTTGAAATTCAGCTATTGAGCTAATCCCTAATGATATGCTACTGGTGTCATGCTTTTTACCAATGGTGATCACACAGCTACACCCttcatattcatgtttacatgttgCTGAATCGTTTTCCACATGTCTttactggacaaaaaaaatggatgttgtaatctaaaaaaaacaatatttatgttGTGCACATGGGTTTATCCTGGTGCCACACGCTCTTGCCATTCAGATTTCAGACAATAGATGCTTTGATAAGAGGTGAGAGGTTGATAAATGTTTCTGGCCAGCTTTGCTTTGTAAAGTTAGAATATTTTGTAACGTCGTGGTAGGGGATTGCATTAGATTGTATTGGTATACCTAATACATACATCTTATTATGTGGTTACACACTTGAGTTTGTAAAAATTTATCTTTTTGTCTTAGGAATTCCCCCGATGATGCCAGGTGTGCCACCAATGATGCCAGGAATGCCTCCTGTAATGCAAGGAATGCCTCCAGGGTATTTGGGCATTTTTAATCAAGACtgtaattttttattaaaaatcaaaccCATTTTCACTTTAATGTGTACttttgaaacactttttttctctcttgtgtaTTTAGGATGATGCACATGGGTGGGATGATGCCTCCAGGTCCAGGGATGCCTCCGATGATTCCAGGTATGCCACCAGGTAACCAATGCGCTGCCATTTTATATCTTCATGTTATTTGCTCGATGTGAGTGATTGTTTTTTGATTAAACTTTCTAAATATGTTGTTCTGTGGTAAGCCTctgcattgttttctgttggtgTCAGGCATGCTTCCCCCAGTGGGCCACCATCCAGGCATCACACACATGGCTCAGTTGCCCCCCGCTGCAAACATGCTTACCAGACCTGCCATTCCTGCTGTCTCTGCTCCCGCAGCCCAGCCTGATGTCACCAAACCTCTGTTCCCCAGTGCTGGACAGGTAAAATTCTTATGACACAATTTCCACCTCCCTCAACACTTTCATGGAGCAGAACTTTACCTTCTCCTGCTGAGCAGCCTGTCTGTGCGCACACTGGCGTTTATAAAGGAGACTTTATATCACTTTAACTGAAGGATTATTTTTACTATTCTTTACTTGTTTCCTGTGCTACAGATGGACAGTCGGGTTGCAAGTACAAGTGCTGGGTCGCCAAGTGCAGACTCAGAGTCTGCCTCCCCTATAGCTATGTTCCCTTTCACAGCACAAGTACGCAGCTGTCTGCCGGCTCTACTCTGTAGCTTTACAATTGGCATACACACAATTGTgtattgtttgcttttgttgtccTGGGGCAGATTAATTCTAATTTATTTGCCAAAGCTGAGACGATAAAGTTTAACAATTTTTATTtgagtataaaaaaaacataaaatatttcataattctagcaaaaagtttattttctttttcttttgccaaaaaTCTGCATTTAAAAGTACTATTTAAAAATTAACTTTGTTAACTCAACAAAAtcggctgcacggtggtgtagtggttagcaccttcgcctcacagcaagaaggttctgggttcgaatcccggttcaaccagggcctttctgtgtggagtttgcatgttctccccgtgtatgcgtgggttctctccgggttctccggcttcttcccactcaccaaagacatgcagaatggggttaggttcattggagactctaaattgaccgtaggtgtgaatgtgagagtgaatgattgtccgtgtctgtatgtggccctgcgataggcgtaccccgcctctcgcccaatgttagctgggattggctccagcgaccccccgcgacccttaaatggataaagcggtagacgatgaatgaatgaatgaactcaacaaaatcaaaaaaaaaattgagttatGCAGATTTTGTAGAATGGGCTTCTTGTTTCTGAACTTCTGTCACAGCATGCAcctttgaattttgttttcttgcagaCAATAAGgaacatgttttaattttggTCACACATTACAGGGTTACATTCCCATGAGTGGTGTGAACCACTGTTATTGTAGAGATAACATAGTttggtaaacaaacaaaagcgtGAGATGTGGTTTCAAAGCTTCTCTCTCTAAAAATGTTTCAACTGATCAATCAACAAATAccattgaaaaacaaatttgcacTGCAAGCCTGCAATTCTGtagtagggctgcagctatttattattttagtaATCTAGTATTCTTCAGATAATCCCATCAATTAATCATGTAACCGGTGGGAGTAACCTCAAAGTATGACTAAAGTGTGAATTAAATGATTCTCTTTAGAGTGTCTCtaatgtgttttcctctctcccccttcagAGTCAGCAGACAGTGCCAGGgtccccccaccctcccccctctacctcctctgacctctcaaaGCCCACATTCCCTGCTTATACTCAGGCCACTGCATCTTTGGCCAGCCCCAACACTGGGAACAGTACAGTCTCCAAACCCCCCTCCACTATGACCAGTAAGCCTGCCACCCTCACCACCTCCAGTGCAACCAGTAAGTTGATCCACCCTGATGAGGATATCTCACTGGTGAGTAGTCTAACTGGAACCGTCTGTTTATTCGTTTAACAGTAAGTAGATACTCAGTTTGAGAGTAAGTTAATCAAAGCAAAAGATTCTGTCAATATCACGATAAAGAAAATGGTATTTTTCTGGAATTACAATATTGGATTCATTttgacttcatttatttattactcGGGGGTGGGCAACAGAATTTTACCACTTCATTATTcgtccttgttttttcttcctgtaggAAGAGTTGCGAGCTCAGTTGCCCAGGTACCAGCGCAGTATTCACCGCCAAGGCCAGCCaactgctgctgccccctcaGCAGGTCCCATGGGAGGCATGATGGCTTCTCAACAGCCTGGCTTGAGGCATCCCATACCAAGTATATACACATGATATTTTTGCTAAGAACACAATCTATTATTCTTTGCTGTTGTTGGGTACAGAATCGCTATGTGATGAAAATCTCTTGAAAGCATTATTATAAAAATCATTAGCTGAACTCTTCTTCATAAGTGCAATAACCTTGGATGACACCACATTTTTAGCTATGCTAGCAGCATCTCAAACATTCAACCTGTACTATACAGCAGCAGTACAGCTATATAAAATTGCTGctaattttttattaaaaaaccaacaaacctTTGTTCTTGCAGGCCAGTATGGTGGTCCACCACAGGGGATGCCAGGTTACATACCTGGAGGAATGCCTCCATATGGACAGGCCCCTCCTGTGGGTCCTCCAGGGTATCAGGGAGCCCCTCCAAGGCCGCCCATGGGAATGAGACCGCCTGTCATGTCTCCCGGAGGCCGCTACTGAAGCCTGCCTTCCTCTCTTCTATAGGTTTGGACACTCAACCCTTTTCTAATGTCCTCAGCTGCTTGTAGACAAACCAGTATTGGTATTATAGAACCACCGTGTACTATTCTACTACTGAGCTATGGAGAAGAGGCACTGAATAAACAGCAAACAAGAGATATAAAAGCATCACTGAGCGCATGGGAAAGTTTTACACTGTACCTAACCAAGAATATTAACTGTTGTTCAAACTATCTCtgttctttggctttttttcttctcatgtttCATTTAGGTGTGTAGAAGTGTAATAGATATGGTTCGTAGTGTTGTGAAGGCGCTGGACTTACATGGGCAGTACCCACCAATTATCAAGGCAAGTTTTTTGCAAAGACATTTCTGTTCTAAGTGAGGCCTTCACAGCACATAGTGCTGTTGGACTTTGCGTCCCCAACTTTGTTTGGTGAGGGCTTCAAGTACCTGTTAGGCATTCATTCTGTTTTGTGCTAACAATTTAATGAAGAAATACCCCCTTAACCTTAACTCAATGATCTAGTAACTGTATTGTTGTAAAACTGTATTGTAATAAAATGTGGCAAAATCGTAAGACTCTTCATTGCTGGACGTAAGTGGGAAAAGAGACGTCACAGCAGGTTTGTACTTCAGTGATTAACTACACAGTGActgtgcttttgttgttttgaagatGAACAATGAAGACCAATAGCAGAAACACTTTgacttgaaattaaaatgttgttaaatgttttcttgtgaCTATAAGCAGAACTTTGAAATCATCATATTTGTAAATGGTTTTTTGATGCTCTGTACATTGCACCGACAGACTGGCTTTGTCAAACACAGAGTGCAA from the Scophthalmus maximus strain ysfricsl-2021 chromosome 17, ASM2237912v1, whole genome shotgun sequence genome contains:
- the LOC118288489 gene encoding BUB3-interacting and GLEBS motif-containing protein ZNF207-like isoform X2, with the protein product MGRKKKKQMKPWCWYCNRDFDDEKILIQHQKAKHFKCHICHKKLYTGPGLAIHCMQVHKETIDGVPNAIPGRTDIELEIYGMEGIPEKDMEERRRVLEQKNQETQKKKQNQDDSDEYDEDDEPGPSFQQTAAGQTPAGYIPPIPQPGLPPGSGATGIAPGSYSGIPPMMPGVPPMMPGMPPVMQGMPPGMMHMGGMMPPGPGMPPMIPGMLPPVGHHPGITHMAQLPPAANMLTRPAIPAVSAPAAQPDVTKPLFPSAGQSQQTVPGSPHPPPSTSSDLSKPTFPAYTQATASLASPNTGNSTVSKPPSTMTSKPATLTTSSATSKLIHPDEDISLEELRAQLPRYQRSIHRQGQPTAAAPSAGPMGGMMASQQPGLRHPIPSQYGGPPQGMPGYIPGGMPPYGQAPPVGPPGYQGAPPRPPMGMRPPVMSPGGRY
- the LOC118288489 gene encoding BUB3-interacting and GLEBS motif-containing protein ZNF207-like isoform X1 gives rise to the protein MGRKKKKQMKPWCWYCNRDFDDEKILIQHQKAKHFKCHICHKKLYTGPGLAIHCMQVHKETIDGVPNAIPGRTDIELEIYGMEGIPEKDMEERRRVLEQKNQETQKKKQNQDDSDEYDEDDEPGPSFQQTAAGQTPAGYIPPIPQPGLPPGSGATGIAPGSYSGIPPMMPGVPPMMPGMPPVMQGMPPGMMHMGGMMPPGPGMPPMIPGMPPGMLPPVGHHPGITHMAQLPPAANMLTRPAIPAVSAPAAQPDVTKPLFPSAGQSQQTVPGSPHPPPSTSSDLSKPTFPAYTQATASLASPNTGNSTVSKPPSTMTSKPATLTTSSATSKLIHPDEDISLEELRAQLPRYQRSIHRQGQPTAAAPSAGPMGGMMASQQPGLRHPIPSQYGGPPQGMPGYIPGGMPPYGQAPPVGPPGYQGAPPRPPMGMRPPVMSPGGRY
- the LOC118288489 gene encoding BUB3-interacting and GLEBS motif-containing protein ZNF207-like isoform X3 gives rise to the protein MGRKKKKQMKPWCWYCNRDFDDEKILIQHQKAKHFKCHICHKKLYTGPGLAIHCMQVHKETIDGVPNAIPGRTDIELEIYGMEGIPEKDMEERRRVLEQKNQETQKKKQNQDDSDEYDEDDEPGPSFQQTAAGQTPAGYIPPIPQPGLPPGSGATGIAPGSYSGIPPMMPGVPPMMPGMPPVMQGMPPGMMHMGGMMPPGPGMPPMIPGMPPGMLPPVGHHPGITHMAQLPPAANMLTRPAIPAVSAPAAQPDVTKPLFPSAGQMDSRVASTSAGSPSADSESASPIAIVSNVFSSLPLQSQQTVPGSPHPPPSTSSDLSKPTFPAYTQATASLASPNTGNSTVSKPPSTMTSKPATLTTSSATSKLIHPDEDISLEELRAQLPRYQRSIHRQGQPTAAAPSAGPMGGMMASQQPGLRHPIPSQYGGPPQGMPGYIPGGMPPYGQAPPVGPPGYQGAPPRPPMGMRPPVMSPGGRY